The Chloroflexota bacterium genomic sequence AGATGGTCAAAAAGTGAGCAAGCGCGAATGACCCCAATACCTCTACTTGATTTAGCGGCCCAATACAGTGAAATCAAAATAGAAATTGATGCTGCCATTCAGCGGGTGCTCATTTCTGGCCATTTCATTTTGGGGAGGGAGGTGACAGCCCTGGAAGAGGGGGTGGCTGCATATTTGGGGGTAGGACATAGCATTGGGGTGGCTTCGGGAACCGATGCTCTGATTCTGGCGCTGCGGGCTTTGGATATCGGCCCCGACGATGAGGTACTTATCCCGGCGTATACTTTTTTCGCTACGGCTGGGGCCGTGCTGCATGTAGGGGCCAGGCCGGTTCTGGTGGATGTTGACCCGCGCACATACTGCATTGCTGTTGAGCAAATTAGCGAAAAGATCACCCCGGCCACAAAAGCCATCATTCCGGTACATCTTTACGGCCATCCGGCAGACATGGATGCTATAACGGCCATCGCCCGGGAACACGGATTGATGACCATTGAAGATAATGCTCAGGCTTTAGGCGCTAAATACCGGGGTCGAAAGACAGGCGCTTTCGGAGATGTGGCTTGTTTGAGCTTTTTCCCCAGCAAAAATTTGGGAGGTTATGGCGATGGGGGCATGGTCGTTACAGATGACTCTGCCCTTGCTGACAGAGTGCGAATGTTGCGCGCGCATGGTTGGAAGAAGAAGTATTTCCCTGAAATTCTGGGGTATAACAGTCGCCTGGATGCCTTGCAGGCGGCGATCTTGCGCGTCAAGCTGCCCTATTTGGATCGCTGGAATGAGCGGCGTAGAGAAATTGCGTCGGCCTATAATCGGGGGTTGTCCGCGATCTCGGCAATTTCTGCGCCCTGGGTGGCCTCTGGTGCTAGTCATGTTTATCATCTTTACATCATTCGCACCGCAAGGCGCGACGAACTTCAGCAAGCGCTCAAGCAAGCGGGTATTGCCTCAGGGATATATTATCCGCAGCCGCTGCACCTGACACAAC encodes the following:
- a CDS encoding DegT/DnrJ/EryC1/StrS family aminotransferase, with the protein product MTPIPLLDLAAQYSEIKIEIDAAIQRVLISGHFILGREVTALEEGVAAYLGVGHSIGVASGTDALILALRALDIGPDDEVLIPAYTFFATAGAVLHVGARPVLVDVDPRTYCIAVEQISEKITPATKAIIPVHLYGHPADMDAITAIAREHGLMTIEDNAQALGAKYRGRKTGAFGDVACLSFFPSKNLGGYGDGGMVVTDDSALADRVRMLRAHGWKKKYFPEILGYNSRLDALQAAILRVKLPYLDRWNERRREIASAYNRGLSAISAISAPWVASGASHVYHLYIIRTARRDELQQALKQAGIASGIYYPQPLHLTQPCKALGYTEGDFPDSEKASRETLAIPIYPEMTEEQIHFVLATLEKIA